From one Magnolia sinica isolate HGM2019 chromosome 18, MsV1, whole genome shotgun sequence genomic stretch:
- the LOC131233488 gene encoding ethylene-responsive transcription factor ERF027-like: MADPPRVQQGDQLPTVPTSHLRQVDPASTDVTRPSSHVPRADDPPSYVRQGDQLPSTCEDEGPSRKKPPPLPPPILTPTVGDGKHPVYRGIRCRSGKWVSEIREPRKTTRIWLGTYPTPEMAATAYDVAALALKGADAVLNFPDSARSHPSPTSVSPSDIRVAAASAAASMLPKPETDDKPVLRRPAGDEGAAPSQPAPGGEFLDEEALFDMPNLLVDMAEGMLVSPPRMDSPSSDDSPGNSDVESLWSYR; encoded by the coding sequence ATGGCAGACCCACCTCGCGTGCAGCAAGGAGACCAACTACCAACGGTCCCAACCAGTCATCTGCGCCAAGTAGACCCAGCTTCAACGGACGTTACACGCCCATCTTCTCACGTGCCAAGAGCCGACGACCCACCCTCTTACGTGCGCCAGGGAGACCAACTACCTTCCACGTGCGAAGACGAAGGCCCGTCGCGCAAGAAACCACCACCGCTCCCGCCGCCGATCCTGACACCCACCGTCGGAGATGGGAAACACCCCGTCTATCGGGGCATCCGTTGCCGGAGCGGGAAATGGGTGTCTGAAATCCGGGAGCCGCGTAAGACCACACGCATATGGCTCGGCACATATCCAACGCCCGAGATGGCGGCCACGGCTTATGACGTGGCAGCGCTTGCCCTCAAAGGCGCTGACGCCGTTCTCAACTTCCCGGACTCCGCTCGCTCCCATCCTTCCCCGACCTCCGTCTCGCCGTCCGACATCCGCGTAGCGGCGGCCTCCGCCGCCGCTTCGATGCTCCCGAAGCCGGAAACTGACGACAAGCCGGTTCTCCGGCGGCCGGCGGGAGATGAGGGAGCGGCGCCCAGCCAGCCGGCTCCCGGGGGAGAATTCCTGGACGAGGAGGCCCTGTTCGACATGCCTAATCTACTGGTGGACATGGCGGAGGGCATGCTCGTCAGCCCGCCGAGGATGGATTCGCCATCATCTGATGACTCGCCGGGAAATTCTGACGTCGAAAGCCTATGGAGCTACCGTTAA